A stretch of Capricornis sumatraensis isolate serow.1 chromosome 10, serow.2, whole genome shotgun sequence DNA encodes these proteins:
- the DAG1 gene encoding dystroglycan 1: MRMSVGPSLWLPLWGRTFLLLLSVAVAQSHWPSEPSEAARDWENQLEASMHSALSDLHEAVPTVVGIPDGTAVVGRSFRVTIPTDLIASNGEVIKVSAAGKEALPSWLHWDPRSHTLEGLPLDTDKGVHYISVSAARLGANGSHVPQTSSVFSIEVYPEDHSEPQSLRAASPDPGEVVSSVCAADEPVTVLTVILDADLTKMTPKQRIDLLRRMRGFSEVEPHNMKLVPVVNNRLFDMSAFMAGPGNAKKVVENGALLSWKLGCALNQNSVPDIRGVEVPAREGAMSARLGYPVVGWHIANKKPPLPKRIRRQIHATPTPVTAIGPPTTAIQEPPSRIVPTPTSPAIAPPTETMAPPVRDPVPGKPTVTIRTRGAIIQTPTLGPIQPTRVSEAGTTVPSQIRPTMTIPGYVEPTAVITPPTMTTRKPRVSTPRPATPSTDSTATTRRPTKKPRTSRPVPRVTTKAPITRLETASPPTRIRTTTSGVPHGREPNQRPELKNHIDRVDAWVGTYFEVKIPSDTFYDNEDTTTDKLKLTLKLREQQLVGEKSWVQFNSNSQLMYGLPDSSHVGKHEYFMHATDKGGLSAVDAFEIHVHRRPQGDKAPARFKAKLTGDPAAVTNDIHKKIALVKKLAFAFGDRNCSTITLQNITRGSIVVEWTNNTLPLEPCPKEQITALSRRIAEDDGKPRAAFVNALEPDFQAMSITVTGSGSCRHLQFVPVAPPRRVPSEAPATEVPDRDPERSSEDDVYLHTVIPAVVVAAILLIAGIIAMICYRKKRKGKLTLEDQATFIKKGVPIIFADELDDSKPPPSSSMPLILQEEKAPLPPPEYPNQSVPETTPLNQDTVGEYAPLRDEDPSAPPYQPPPPFTAPMEGKGSRPKNMTPYRSPPPYVPP, translated from the exons ATGAGGATGTCTGTGGGCCCGTCACTGTGGCTTCCCCTCTGGGGGAGGACCTTTCTCCTTCTGTTGTCCGTGGCTGTGGCTCAGTCCCACTGGCCCAGTGAACCCTCGGAGGCCGCCAGGGACTGGGAGAACCAGCTCGAAGCGTCCATGCACTCAGCACTCTCAGACCTCCACGAGGCTGTTCCCACGGTGGTCGGCATTCCTGATGGCACGGCTGTCGTCGGACGCTCATTTCGAGTGACCATCCCAACAGATTTAATTGCCTCCAATGGAGAAGTCATCAAG GTGTCAGCTGCGGGGAAGGAGGCCTTACCATCCTGGCTGCACTGGGACCCACGGAGCCACACCCTGGAGGGTCTCCCTCTTGACACCGATAAGGGAGTGCACTACATTTCAGTCAGCGCTGCACGACTGGGGGCCAACGGGAGCCACGTCCCCCAGACTTCCAGCGTGTTCTCTATCGAGGTCTACCCTGAAGACCACAGCGAGCCGCAGTCGCTGCGGGCGGCCTCACCGGACCCCGGCGAGGTGGTGTCCTCGGTCTGTGCTGCCGATGAGCCCGTGACCGTCCTGACAGTCATCCTGGATGCTGACCTCACCAAGATGACCCCAAAGCAAAGGATTGACCTGCTGCGCCGGATGCGGGGCTTCTCCGAAGTTGAGCCGCACAATATGAAGCTGGTGCCCGTGGTGAACAACAGACTGTTCGACATGTCGGCTTTCATGGCGGGCCCAGGCAACGCAAAGAAGGTGGTGGAGAACGGGGCCCTGCTCTCCTGGAAGCTGGGCTGCGCCCTGAACCAGAACAGTGTGCCTGACATTCGTGGCGTGGAGGTCCCCGCCAGGGAGGGCGCCATGTCTGCACGGCTTGGCTACCCTGTGGTGGGCTGGCACATCGCCAACAAGAAACCCCCTCTCCCCAAACGCATCCGGAGGCAGATCCATGCCACGCCCACGCCTGTCACGGCCATTGGGCCCCCTACCACGGCCATCCAGGAGCCACCATCCAGAATTGTGCCCACCCCCACGTCTCCAGCCATTGCTCCTCCAACCGAGACCATGGCTCCTCCGGTCAGGGACCCTGTTCCCGGGAAGCCCACAGTCACCATTCGGACTCGAGGTGCCATTATTCAGACCCCAACCCTTGGCCCCATCCAGCCCACTCGGGTGTCAGAAGCTGGCACCACGGTTCCCAGCCAGATCCGCCCAACAATGACCATTCCTGGCTACGTGGAGCCCACAGCAGTCATCACCCCTCCTACGATGACCACCAGGAAGCCACGAGTGTCCACGCCCAGACCAGCCACACCTTCTACTGACTCTACCGCCACCACTCGAAGGCCGACCAAGAAGCCGCGGACATCCCGTCCGGTGCCCCGGGTCACCACCAAGGCGCCCATCACCAGACTGGAAACCGCCTCCCCGCCGACACGCATCCGCACCACGACCAGCGGGGTGCCCCATGGAAGGGAACCCAACCAGCGCCCAGAGCTCAAGAACCACATCGACAGGGTGGACGCTTGGGTCGGCACCTACTTTGAGGTGAAGATCCCGTCGGACACCTTCTACGACAACGAGGACACCACCACTGATAAGCTGAAGTTGACCCTGAAGCTTCGGGAGCAGCAGCTGGTAGGCGAGAAGTCGTGGGTGCAGTTCAACAGCAACAGCCAGCTCATGTATGGCCTGCCAGACAGCAGCCACGTGGGCAAGCACGAGTACTTCATGCACGCCACGGACAAGGGGGGCCTGTCGGCGGTGGATGCCTTTGAGATCCATGTCCACAGGCGCCCTCAAGGGGACAAGGCTCCTGCACGCTTCAAAGCTAAGTTGACAGGTGATCCTGCAGCCGTGACGAACGACATTCACAAGAAGATTGCTCTGGTGAAGAAGCTGGCCTTTGCCTTTGGGGACCGCAACTGCAGCACCATCACCCTGCAGAACATTACCCGGGGCTCCATTGTGGTGGAGTGGACCAACAATACCCTGCCCCTGGAGCCCTGCCCCAAGGAGCAGATCACGGCGCTGAGCCGGAGGATCGCCGAAGATGACGGGAAGCCTCGAGCCGCCTTCGTCAACGCACTGGAGCCTGACTTCCAGGCCATGAGCATCACAGTGACAGGCTCTGGCAGCTGCCGGCATCTCCAGTTTGTCCCAGTCGCGCCGCCCAGGAGGGTGCCCTCGGAGGCGCCAGCCACGGAGGTGCCAGACCGGGACCCCGAGAGGAGCAGCGAGGACGACGTGTACTTGCACACGGTCATCCCGGCCGTGGTGGTGGCAGCCATCCTGCTCATCGCGGGCATCATTGCCATGATCTGCTACCGCAAGAAGCGGAAGGGCAAGCTCACCCTGGAGGACCAagccaccttcatcaagaagggGGTGCCCATCATCTTTGCGGACGAGCTGGATGACTCCAAGCCCCCGCCCTCCTCCAGCATGCCGCTGATCCTGCAGGAGGAGaaagcccccctcccccctcccgagTACCCCAACCAGAGCGTGCCCGAGACCACTCCCCTGAACCAGGACACCGTGGGAGAATACGCGCCCCTGCGGGATGAGGATCCCAGCGCACCGCCCTACCAGCCCCCGCCGCCCTTCACAGCCCCCATGGAGGGCAAGGGCTCCCGGCCCAAGAACATGACCCCCTACCGGTCACCCCCTCCCTACGTGCCCCCTTAA